In Devosia sp. XK-2, one DNA window encodes the following:
- the argF gene encoding ornithine carbamoyltransferase produces the protein MNSTGTPRHFLSIDDFTYAELRGMLNQATALKARLKDGDRPQLLKDKVLAMIFERQSTRTRVSFDVGMRQLGGETIMLSGQEMQLSREETLADTAKVLSRYVDAIMIRILSHADLIELADAATVPVINGLTRRAHPCQIMADLMTFEEHRGPIKGAKVAWVGDSNNVLHSWVNAAELFQCHLTIATPEEYSPEKDLMEDIRRAGDYVKLIEDPRAAVEGADLVITDTWVSMGDVDVAERRRVLKPYQVNTNLMALADKNALFMHDLPAHRGDEVTDEVIDGPQSVVWDEAENRLHAQKAVLCWAFGVETN, from the coding sequence ATGAACTCGACCGGTACACCCAGACATTTTCTTTCGATTGATGATTTCACCTATGCCGAACTACGTGGCATGCTGAACCAGGCCACCGCGCTCAAGGCGCGCCTCAAGGATGGCGACCGGCCTCAGCTCCTTAAGGACAAGGTGCTGGCCATGATATTTGAGCGCCAGTCCACTCGCACCCGTGTGTCCTTCGACGTCGGCATGCGCCAGCTCGGCGGCGAAACCATCATGCTCTCGGGTCAGGAAATGCAGCTGAGCCGGGAAGAGACCCTGGCCGATACGGCCAAGGTGCTCAGCCGCTATGTCGATGCGATCATGATCCGCATCCTTTCCCATGCCGACCTGATCGAGCTGGCCGATGCCGCGACCGTCCCGGTGATCAACGGGCTGACGCGCCGCGCCCATCCCTGCCAGATCATGGCTGACCTCATGACCTTCGAGGAGCATCGCGGGCCGATCAAGGGCGCCAAGGTCGCCTGGGTGGGAGACAGCAATAATGTGCTGCATTCCTGGGTGAATGCTGCTGAGCTGTTCCAGTGTCACCTGACCATTGCCACGCCCGAGGAATACAGCCCCGAAAAAGACCTGATGGAGGATATCCGCCGGGCCGGCGACTATGTGAAGCTGATCGAGGACCCGCGCGCGGCCGTCGAGGGCGCTGACCTCGTCATCACCGATACCTGGGTTTCCATGGGCGACGTGGACGTGGCCGAACGCCGTCGGGTCTTGAAACCCTATCAGGTCAACACCAATTTGATGGCGCTGGCGGACAAGAACGCCCTTTTCATGCACGACCTGCCTGCCCATCGCGGGGATGAAGTGACCGACGAGGTGATCGACGGTCCCCAATCGGTCGTGTGGGACGAGGCCGAAAACCGCCTTCACGCCCAGAAAGCTGTTTTGTGCTGGGCCTTCGGGGTTGAAACCAACTAG